A region from the Arthrobacter roseus genome encodes:
- a CDS encoding ABC transporter ATP-binding protein, translating into MSETQTLPEEQANQPAVESGKLPVASGAEVRRETGRLIRKHRSGLAVVLVLYVLSAVAGLVGPYLIGRLIDAVIAGTTAQTVTLISSVMLVAVVLQSALRRYAVSTGMIFGERVFTELRDDFMADVTSLPLSTVEKAGTGDLVSRTTNDIDSVSHSVRFGIPQVLVSVVTIVLTVGAAVLVSPVLSIALLIGLPILIPITRWYLKRSTVGYQRERESYAVINGAVTETIEGARTVDALSMGSLRRDRMDSAIGGSFKAERFTLFLRSILFPAADFAFWIPVAGILLWGSWLASNDAVSPGMVSAVALFAVRLIDPVDTLIMWTDEIQVGAASLARIIGIKDVPPDRTATAEQPVTEDILLSDVRYAYRPGHDVLHGVNLTLRRGERLAMVGPSGAGKSTLGRLIAGIHPPSSGSVTVGGVPLVNRPLDELRREVALVTQEHHVFVGSLADNVRLGKADASPQELEDALNDVGALTWAKALPDGVDTEVGSGAFELTPAQAQEIALARLVLADPHTLVLDEATSLIDPQAARDLERSLNAVLTGRTVVAIAHRLHTAHDADRIAVVEGGRITELGSHDELLAQEGAYASLWHSWRTE; encoded by the coding sequence GTGAGTGAAACCCAGACCCTGCCCGAAGAGCAGGCCAACCAGCCGGCGGTCGAGTCTGGGAAACTGCCCGTCGCTTCCGGTGCGGAGGTCCGCCGTGAGACCGGACGACTGATCCGCAAGCACCGCTCAGGCCTGGCCGTGGTGCTGGTGCTGTATGTGCTCTCTGCGGTCGCAGGGCTGGTGGGCCCCTACCTAATTGGGCGTTTGATTGATGCGGTGATCGCCGGTACTACTGCGCAGACCGTAACCCTCATTTCGAGCGTGATGTTGGTAGCCGTTGTCCTGCAGTCAGCGCTTCGGCGCTATGCCGTCTCGACGGGCATGATTTTCGGCGAGCGGGTGTTCACGGAGCTGCGTGATGATTTCATGGCAGATGTGACCTCACTGCCGCTGTCCACGGTTGAGAAGGCCGGCACCGGCGACCTCGTGTCGCGGACCACGAACGATATTGACTCCGTGTCACATTCCGTGAGGTTCGGCATCCCTCAGGTGCTGGTTTCCGTGGTCACCATTGTGCTCACGGTGGGGGCGGCAGTGCTGGTTTCGCCCGTCCTGTCCATTGCTCTGTTGATTGGGCTGCCGATCCTCATTCCCATCACGCGCTGGTACCTCAAGCGAAGCACCGTGGGCTATCAGCGCGAACGTGAGTCCTATGCCGTGATCAATGGTGCTGTCACCGAGACCATTGAGGGTGCCCGCACGGTGGACGCCCTCAGCATGGGCTCTCTGCGCCGGGATCGGATGGATTCCGCGATCGGTGGCAGTTTCAAGGCCGAGCGCTTCACCCTGTTTCTGCGGTCTATTCTGTTCCCCGCCGCTGATTTTGCCTTCTGGATCCCCGTGGCTGGGATTCTACTGTGGGGCAGTTGGTTGGCCTCTAACGACGCTGTCTCACCGGGTATGGTCTCCGCTGTTGCGCTGTTCGCGGTGCGGCTGATCGATCCCGTCGACACGCTAATCATGTGGACTGACGAAATTCAGGTGGGCGCCGCGTCGCTGGCCCGCATCATCGGCATCAAGGATGTACCCCCGGACCGCACTGCGACCGCGGAGCAGCCCGTGACTGAGGACATTCTGCTCTCCGATGTGCGCTACGCGTACCGGCCGGGACACGATGTGCTCCACGGTGTGAACCTGACCCTGCGGCGGGGTGAACGCCTGGCCATGGTTGGACCGTCCGGAGCCGGAAAATCCACATTGGGCCGACTGATCGCCGGTATCCATCCGCCGTCGTCGGGCTCCGTCACCGTCGGCGGTGTGCCGCTTGTGAACCGGCCGTTGGACGAACTGCGGCGTGAAGTCGCTCTGGTCACTCAGGAACATCACGTATTCGTGGGTTCGCTGGCCGACAACGTGCGGTTGGGGAAAGCCGACGCCTCGCCGCAGGAACTCGAGGACGCCTTGAACGACGTCGGCGCACTCACCTGGGCGAAGGCACTTCCTGACGGCGTTGATACCGAGGTTGGCTCGGGTGCCTTCGAACTGACGCCCGCACAGGCTCAGGAAATTGCGTTGGCACGGTTGGTCCTCGCGGACCCGCACACGCTGGTGTTGGATGAGGCTACCTCCCTCATTGACCCGCAGGCAGCGCGCGACCTGGAACGTTCGCTCAACGCGGTCCTCACCGGCCGCACCGTCGTGGCTATTGCCCACCGTCTACACACCGCGCACGACGCCGATCGCATTGCGGTAGTTGAAGGCGGACGGATCACGGAACTCGGATCGCACGACGAATTGCTGGCACAAGAGGGCGCCTACGCGTCCCTGTGGCACTCCTGGCGTACGGAGTAG
- a CDS encoding ABC transporter transmembrane domain-containing protein, with product MRSYPYPDPGKPVLTSPARYLLWLASHQKSTLLIGTGFGIVWMLTQAFVPFVIGRAIDDGIVGSDIGQLAQWVLLLIGLVVVQVLAGMMRHRAAISNWMQAVFKSMRLIGHRITRTGDALPRKLSTGEVVSTAASDATRIGDTFYMVDSAAGAVVGWLAVSFLITQTSPLLGLIVFVGVPLSCAFLALVVRPLQEKQREQREASGLMTAVGADTVAGLRVLRGIGGEDIFVGRYRERSATTRDAGIKVAGSLATLEASQVLLAGIFGVVFTWVGATQAINGDIQPGQLVALYGYSVFLTTPIRVASQAASSYIRAHVGARKIVNVLSIDSNVSDEGPRVAAPAAASPLTDVRSGVVVEPGRITAVVSGDPAHSAELATRLGRFDDLVLSEAEVRWGKELLHHVPLEEIRQRIVVSEASPQLFTGTLRSQLDPYGKHDDDAILAALDAASAIDIIDGLENGLDEEVTERGRSFSGGQRQRLVLARALLTEAEALVLIEPTSAVDAHTESRIAARLQGARGGGHRITVVVTASPLMLGAVDHVVFLQDGRVAAEGRHEDLIKVSDYRNVVIRSE from the coding sequence GTGCGCTCCTATCCCTACCCCGATCCCGGCAAGCCTGTCCTGACATCCCCCGCCCGTTATCTGCTGTGGTTGGCCTCCCACCAGAAGTCAACGCTGCTCATCGGAACCGGGTTCGGAATCGTTTGGATGCTCACCCAGGCCTTCGTCCCGTTCGTCATAGGCCGCGCTATCGACGACGGCATTGTGGGCAGCGATATAGGACAACTCGCCCAATGGGTCCTGCTGCTCATCGGTCTGGTTGTTGTTCAGGTTCTCGCCGGCATGATGCGCCACCGGGCCGCCATCAGCAATTGGATGCAAGCGGTCTTCAAGTCCATGCGGCTGATCGGCCACCGCATCACCCGAACTGGGGACGCACTTCCCCGCAAGCTCTCCACCGGAGAAGTTGTTTCCACCGCTGCCTCGGACGCCACGCGGATTGGGGACACCTTCTACATGGTGGACTCCGCGGCAGGCGCCGTCGTGGGGTGGCTGGCAGTGAGCTTCTTGATCACCCAGACCTCGCCCCTGCTAGGACTCATCGTGTTCGTCGGAGTTCCGCTGAGCTGCGCGTTCCTGGCATTGGTGGTCCGCCCGCTCCAAGAGAAGCAGCGTGAACAGCGCGAGGCGTCCGGTCTGATGACCGCGGTTGGCGCGGATACCGTGGCGGGTCTGCGCGTTCTGCGCGGCATTGGCGGTGAAGATATTTTTGTGGGCCGCTACCGCGAGCGCTCGGCTACCACGCGCGACGCCGGTATCAAGGTGGCAGGGTCCCTTGCCACACTTGAGGCCTCGCAGGTCCTTCTAGCCGGCATTTTTGGTGTGGTCTTCACCTGGGTGGGTGCAACGCAGGCCATCAACGGTGACATCCAGCCCGGGCAACTGGTGGCTCTCTACGGTTACTCCGTTTTCCTCACTACCCCCATTCGAGTGGCATCACAGGCGGCCTCCAGTTACATCCGTGCTCACGTTGGCGCCCGAAAGATCGTCAATGTGCTCTCCATCGATTCCAACGTTTCAGACGAGGGCCCCCGCGTCGCGGCACCGGCAGCGGCGAGCCCTTTGACGGACGTCCGCTCCGGCGTCGTCGTTGAACCTGGCAGGATCACCGCCGTCGTCTCCGGCGACCCCGCGCATTCAGCCGAGCTCGCAACACGGCTGGGACGCTTCGATGACCTGGTTCTTTCCGAGGCCGAGGTCCGGTGGGGGAAGGAACTGCTGCACCACGTGCCGCTGGAGGAGATCCGCCAGCGGATTGTGGTCAGCGAAGCCAGCCCCCAACTCTTCACGGGAACGCTGCGTTCTCAACTGGATCCGTACGGCAAGCACGACGACGACGCCATCCTGGCCGCGCTCGATGCGGCCAGCGCGATCGACATCATCGATGGGCTTGAGAACGGTCTGGATGAGGAAGTCACCGAACGTGGTCGGAGCTTCTCCGGCGGGCAGCGGCAGCGACTCGTTCTGGCCCGCGCTCTCCTGACGGAGGCTGAGGCACTGGTGTTGATAGAACCGACGTCGGCCGTTGATGCGCACACTGAGTCGCGGATCGCGGCCCGGCTCCAGGGTGCCCGTGGCGGTGGTCATCGCATAACCGTGGTTGTCACCGCGAGTCCGCTGATGCTGGGCGCGGTTGATCATGTGGTGTTCCTTCAGGACGGCCGTGTGGCAGCTGAAGGCAGGCATGAGGACCTGATCAAAGTTTCCGATTACCGAAACGTGGTGATTCGCAGTGAGTGA
- a CDS encoding PTS sugar transporter subunit IIA yields the protein MAADADFVDRPLTTSGLVVLRLEAVDRQDAARQLAARMFAEGRLSDLEAFLAQLGAPEHQMATGLPGGIGIPHARSEYVVDTSIAVGVTRFGHSLDFGAVDGPATLILLMATPASSYSGHLDILARLARSLSRENFRESLRRAHDEEIIAELINSTVDFAEC from the coding sequence GTGGCAGCTGATGCGGATTTCGTAGACAGGCCGCTGACCACCTCTGGGCTCGTCGTCCTCCGGCTGGAAGCGGTTGACCGACAGGACGCCGCGAGGCAACTGGCTGCGCGTATGTTCGCAGAAGGGCGCCTCTCGGATCTGGAGGCGTTCCTGGCTCAGCTCGGTGCCCCTGAACACCAGATGGCCACGGGTCTGCCGGGCGGTATCGGCATACCGCATGCTCGTAGCGAGTACGTCGTTGACACATCTATCGCCGTGGGAGTGACCAGATTCGGTCACAGCCTGGACTTCGGGGCAGTGGATGGGCCCGCGACGCTCATTCTGTTGATGGCGACGCCGGCGTCGTCGTACTCCGGGCATCTGGACATTCTCGCAAGGTTGGCGCGTTCCCTCTCTCGAGAGAACTTCCGTGAATCCCTGCGTCGTGCCCACGATGAGGAAATCATCGCCGAACTGATCAATTCCACAGTGGACTTTGCAGAGTGCTGA
- a CDS encoding FAD-dependent oxidoreductase produces the protein MSAPSSSVEALSPKNRESAIDYLKATSEAGRELDVLIVGGGVVGAGAALDAVTRGLDVGMVEARDWASGTSSRSSKLIHGGLRYLEMLDFALVQEALKERGLLIQRIAPHLVRPVPFLYPLTKRFIERPYVGAGIMLYDTMSLTGGNSRGVPMHKHLSKRGTLRAAPSLKKDAFVGSIRYYDAQVDDARYVANMARTAMNYGAKAANRVAVVDFLRAGERVVGAKVKDQETGEEFEIRAKQVVNATGVWTDETQAMVTDRGQLKVRASKGIHLVVPRDRIQSTVGMILRTEKSVLFVIPWGRHWIIGTTDTDWDLDKAHPAASSKDIDYLLEHVNKVLKRPLTREDVEGVYAGLRPLLAGESDSTAKLSREHVVAHPVPGLVVVAGGKWTTYRVMAKDAVDEATRALDERVPDSCTSTIPMLGAEGYKAAWNNRARMAEDAGIHVARVEHLLQRYGSLTSELLELIKADPQLGETLPGTDDYLLAEVVYGVTHEGARHIDDILTRRTRMSIECFDRGVSAAPVVADLLAPYLNWSADQVDREVKHYLARVEAERLSQEQPDDVSADSARLGAADILPVEPVQSE, from the coding sequence GTGTCAGCACCATCATCGTCGGTTGAAGCGCTCAGCCCGAAGAACCGTGAGTCCGCGATCGATTATCTGAAGGCGACCTCTGAAGCCGGCCGGGAACTCGATGTCCTGATCGTCGGTGGGGGTGTAGTGGGCGCAGGGGCAGCTCTGGATGCTGTGACTCGCGGCCTGGACGTTGGAATGGTCGAGGCCCGAGACTGGGCATCCGGCACGTCCTCACGCTCGTCGAAGTTGATCCACGGTGGCCTGCGTTACCTCGAAATGCTGGACTTCGCGCTGGTGCAGGAGGCTCTGAAGGAACGGGGTCTGTTGATCCAACGGATCGCTCCACACCTGGTGCGTCCGGTGCCTTTCCTGTATCCCTTGACCAAGCGCTTCATCGAGCGCCCTTACGTGGGCGCAGGGATCATGCTCTATGACACCATGAGCCTCACCGGTGGGAACTCCCGCGGTGTACCCATGCACAAGCACCTCAGTAAGCGCGGGACCCTGCGCGCAGCCCCGAGCCTGAAGAAGGACGCCTTCGTCGGGTCCATCCGCTACTACGACGCACAGGTCGATGACGCCCGGTACGTGGCGAACATGGCGCGGACGGCCATGAATTACGGTGCGAAGGCCGCGAACCGCGTTGCCGTCGTTGACTTCCTGCGGGCCGGCGAACGCGTGGTCGGAGCCAAGGTCAAAGATCAGGAGACCGGCGAAGAATTCGAGATCCGGGCCAAGCAGGTCGTGAACGCAACCGGTGTCTGGACCGATGAGACCCAGGCCATGGTGACGGACCGTGGGCAGCTCAAGGTCAGGGCGTCCAAGGGTATTCACCTGGTGGTTCCGCGGGACCGCATTCAGTCTACGGTCGGCATGATTCTTCGGACCGAGAAGTCCGTCTTGTTCGTGATCCCGTGGGGCCGTCACTGGATTATTGGCACCACGGATACGGACTGGGACCTGGATAAGGCACACCCAGCCGCGTCGTCGAAGGATATCGATTACCTGTTGGAGCACGTCAACAAGGTGTTGAAGCGGCCGCTGACCAGGGAAGACGTCGAGGGTGTCTACGCCGGGCTTCGACCTTTGCTGGCGGGCGAGAGCGATTCAACCGCGAAGCTCTCCCGCGAACACGTGGTGGCCCACCCGGTGCCGGGTCTGGTAGTGGTAGCAGGCGGCAAATGGACCACGTACCGTGTCATGGCTAAAGACGCGGTGGATGAAGCCACCCGGGCCCTTGACGAGCGGGTCCCGGACAGCTGCACATCCACCATTCCCATGCTCGGCGCCGAAGGCTATAAGGCAGCGTGGAACAACCGTGCGCGGATGGCGGAGGATGCAGGCATTCACGTTGCACGGGTGGAGCATCTGCTCCAGCGCTATGGTTCGTTGACTAGCGAATTGCTGGAGCTGATCAAGGCGGATCCGCAGCTTGGAGAGACCCTGCCAGGCACCGATGATTACCTGCTCGCGGAAGTGGTTTATGGCGTGACGCACGAGGGCGCACGGCACATTGATGACATCCTGACCCGCAGAACCCGCATGTCCATAGAATGCTTTGATCGCGGTGTCTCTGCTGCGCCAGTGGTGGCGGACCTGTTGGCGCCTTACCTCAACTGGAGTGCGGACCAGGTGGATCGTGAGGTCAAGCATTATCTGGCCAGGGTTGAAGCCGAGAGGCTCAGCCAGGAACAGCCCGACGACGTCTCGGCCGATAGCGCCCGGCTGGGGGCAGCAGACATTCTGCCAGTTGAACCGGTCCAGTCCGAGTAG